The Coffea arabica cultivar ET-39 chromosome 9e, Coffea Arabica ET-39 HiFi, whole genome shotgun sequence genome has a window encoding:
- the LOC113710223 gene encoding probable starch synthase 4, chloroplastic/amyloplastic isoform X4 has protein sequence MYSSQNKRQQAKKLYPDRPTGVNFPATSDEDSDMENFSNDGITSLKDTADDLDAAVKAEQTDHPTSDDLLATSGEDSDTEKFSKNGITILKDTADDLDAEQTEILPNNKITRLKDTADDLDAAVKAEQTDHPTSDDLLATSGEDSDTEKFSKNGITILKDTADDLDAEQTEILPNNNITRLKGDANGMDFASEAELSNENMSLTLLNEIRPVSIAANGEDEANGEDELSNVHLSGLIGMIRNAEKNIHLLNHARITALEDLEKILSEKEALQGKMNVLEMKLAETDEKLRVAAQQKMHVELLEDQLEQLRNELLARGDNEGSMHDKHVSLPFSLSEELDVLRTENLSLKNDLQALKADLGDIKGTDERVQMLEREKSFLESSLKGLDNKLAASQVEVSKLSMLKFECKNLYEKVEHLQTLLDKAAKQADQAIFVLQENQELRKKVDKLEESLEEANVYKLSSERLQHYNDLMQQKLRILDERLQKSDEEIHGYVQLYQDSVKEFQDTLSNLKEESKRRAEDEPVNDMPWEFWSQLLLMIDAWLLEKKISTDDAGLLREMVWKRDGHICNAYMSCKEKKQHEIISMFLRLISSPKSSELHVIHIAAEIAPVAKVGGLGDVVTGLGKALQRRGHLVEIILPKYDCMQYELIHDLRALDAVVESYFDGQLHKNKIWTGTVEGLPVYFIEPHHPGNFFWRGQFYGEHDDFKRFSFFSRAALELLIQAGKKPDIIHCHDWQTAFVAPLYWDIYAPKGLNSARLCFTCHNFEYQGTAPASELASCGLDVHHLNRPDRIQDNSAHDRVNPIKGGIVFSNIVTTVSPTYAQEVRTAEGGRGLHATLNSHAKKFVGILNGIDTDAWNPTRDTFLKVQYSAFDTQGKAENKEALRRKLGLSSANIGQPLVGCITRLVPQKGVHLIRHALYRTLELGGQFILLGSSPVSHIQREFEDIANQFQSHENARLLLKYDESLARFIYAASDMVVIPSIFEPCGLTQMIAMRYGSIPIVRKTGGLNDSVFDVDDDTIPEEFRNGFTFLTADEQAFNNALERAFFHYKNNSEFWQKLVQKVMRIDFSWDSSASLYEELYEKSVARARAANRA, from the exons ATGTACAGTTCCCAAAATAAAAGACAGCAAGCGAAGAAGTTATATCCTGATCGTCCCACAGGTGTGAATTTCCCTGCAACCAGTGACGAAGATTCTGATATGGAAAACTTCTCCAATGATGGCATCACAAGCTTAAAAGATACAGCAGATGACCTTGATGCTGCTGTAAAAGCTGAGCAAACTGATCATCCCACCAGTGATGATTTGCTGGCAACCAGTGGTGAAGATTCTGACACAGAGAAGTTCTCCAAAAATGGCATCACAATCTTGAAAGATACAGCAGATGACCTTGATGCTGAGCAAACTGAAATACTTCCCAATAACAAAATCACACGTTTGAAAGATACAGCAGATGACCTTGATGCTGCTGTAAAAGCTGAGCAAACTGATCATCCCACCAGTGATGATTTGCTGGCAACCAGTGGTGAAGATTCTGACACAGAGAAGTTCTCCAAAAATGGCATCACAATCTTGAAAGATACAGCAGATGACCTTGATGCTGAGCAAACTGAAATACTTCCCAACAACAACATCACACGTTTGAAAGGTGATGCCAATGGTATGGATTTTGCATCAGAAGCTGAGCTGTCAAATGAGAATATGAGCTTGACTCTGCTCAATGAGATTAGACCTGTG TCAATTGCTGCTAATGGTGAGGATGAGGCTAATGGTGAGGATGAGCTTTCAAATGTTCATCTTTCAGGTTTAATTGGGATGATTAGAAATGCTGAAAAAA ataTCCATCTACTCAACCATGCTCGGATTACCGCTCTTGAAGATCTTGAAAAAATTCTTAGTGAGAAAGAGGCTTTACAGGGGAAGATGAATGTTTTGGAGATGAAACTTGCAGAAACTGATGAGAAGCTCAGAGTTGCTGCACAACAAAAGATGCATGTGGAACTCCTTGAAGATCAGTTGGAACAATTACGAAATGAGTTGCTTGCTAGGGGTGATAATGAAGGCAGTATGCATGACAAGCATGTCTCCCTGCCTTTTTCTCTTAGTGAGGAGCTTGATGTACTGAGAACTGAGAACTTGTCCCTAAAGAATGATCTTCAAGCACTAAAAGCAGATCTTGGAGATATTAAGGGAACAGATGAACGTGTTCAGATgttagagagagaaaaatcGTTTTTGGAGTCTTCATTGAAAGGGTTGGATAATAAACTTGCTGCATCTCAGGTAGAAGTTTCAAAATTATCTATGTTGAAgtttgaatgcaaaaatttgtaTGAAAAGGTAGAGCACTTGCAAACATTACTTGATAAGGCAGCCAAACAGGCAGACCAAGCTATTTTTGTCCTGCAAGAAAACCAAGAACTACGAAAGAAGGTTGACAAGCTTGAAGAATCTCTTGAAGAGGCTAATGTCTACAAGCTATCATCAGAGAGATTACAACATTATAATGATCTAATGCAGCAAAAACTAAGAATTCTTGATGAACGGCTTCAAAAGTCTGACGAAGAGATTCATGGTTATGTTCAGTTGTATCAAGATTCTGTAAAAGAATTTCAGGATACACTCAGTAATCtaaaagaagaaagcaaaagaagagCAGAGGATGAACCTGTGAATGATATGCCTTGGGAATTCTGGAGTCAGTTATTGCTTATGATTGATGCTTGGTTGCTTGAAAAGAAGATATCAACCGACGATGCCGGGCTCTTGAGAGAAATGGTATGGAAGAGAGATGGACATATTTGCAATGCATACATGtcatgcaaggaaaagaaacaacatGAAATAATCTCTATGTTTCTACGGCTAATTTCATCCCCTAAAAG TTCAGAGTTGCATGTCATTCACATTGCTGCTGAGATAGCACCTGTTGCAAAG GTTGGTGGTCTTGGTGATGTGGTGACTGGGCTCGGTAAAGCTTTACAAAGGAGAGGGCATCTTGTGGAGATTATTCTTCCTAAATATGATTGCATGCAGTATGAGCTTATTCATGATTTAAGA GCTTTAGATGCAGTGGTTGAGTCATACTTTGATGGTCAGCTACACAAAAACAAGATCTGGACTGGCACCGTTGAAG GTCTTCCTGTCTATTTTATTGAGCCTCATCATCCAGGAAATTTCTTCTGGAGAGGACAATTTTATGGTGAACATGATGATTTTAAGCGGTTCTCATTCTTCAGTAGGGCAGCACTTGAGTTACTTATTCAAGCTGGCAAGAAACCAGATATAATCCATTGCCATGATTGGCAGACAGCTTTTGTG GCTCCGCTATATTGGGATATTTATGCACCAAAAGGTTTGAATTCAGCTCGGCTATGTTTTACATGCCACAATTTTGAGTATCAAGGGACTGCGCCAGCTTCAGAACTAGCATCATGTGGTCTTGATGTTCACCATTTAAATAGACCAGATAGAATACAAGACAATTCCGCACATGACAGGGTCAATCCCATTAAG GGAGGAATTGTGTTCTCTAACATTGTAACAACTGTTTCACCGACCTATGCCCAAGAGGTGCGGACTGCTGAG GGAGGACGAGGCCTTCATGCTACACTGAACTCTCATGCTAAAAAATTTGTGGGAATTCTCAATGGAATAGATACTGATGCATGGAACCCCACTCGTGACACTTTTCTCAAAGTACAGTACAGTGCCTTTGATACTCAAGGGAAAGCTGAAAATAAAGAAGCTTTAAGAAGAAAGCTAGGTCTTTCTTCTGCTAATATTGGACAGCCTTTG GTTGgatgcatcacaaggttggttcCTCAAAAAGGTGTGCATCTTATTAGGCATGCACTGTATCGAACGCTGGAACTAGGAGGCCAATTTATCCTTCTTGGATCAAGCCCTGTGTCACATATTCAG AGGGAATTTGAAGACATAGCCAACCAGTTTCAGAGTCATGAAAATGCAAGATTGTTATTGAAGTATGATGAGTCTCTAGCTCGTTTTATATATGCTGCGTCTGACATGGTTGTCATCCCCTCCATCTTTGAACCTTGTGGCCTTACACAG ATGATTGCAATGAGATATGGATCCATCCCAATTGTGAGGAAAACTGGAGGTCTAAATGACAG TGTTTTTGATGTTGATGATGACACAATACCTGAAGAGTTCAGAAATGGATTCACATTTTTGACGGCTGATGAGCAG GCGTTTAACAATGCCTTGGAACGTGCCTTTTTCCACTATAAGAACAATAGTGAATTTTGGCAAAAACTTGTTCAAAAGGTTATGAGGATTGACTTTAGCTGGGACTCGTCAGCTTCTCTATATGAGGAGCTTTATGAAAAGTCTGTGGCAAGAGCTAGGGCTGCAAATCGTGCCTGA